A DNA window from Oncorhynchus tshawytscha isolate Ot180627B linkage group LG13, Otsh_v2.0, whole genome shotgun sequence contains the following coding sequences:
- the gpr4 gene encoding G-protein coupled receptor 4 translates to MHLQNMRTMCNISFCNVDSKIDQYFQPTLYIIVIVLGLPTNCMALWAAYLQVKQKNELGIYLINLSLADLLYIGTLPLWIDYFLQHDDWIHGQNSCKLFGFIFYTNIYVSIAFLCCISIDRYLAVAYPLKFAKVRRVKTAVLVSSVVWTIEIVANSAPLFHDELFQDRFNHTFCFEKYPMQDWVAGMNLYRTFLGFLVPWLIMLGAYRGILRAVRGNVSTECHEKAKIKRLALSLILIVLLCFGPYHLLLLCRSILFLQKPCDCGAEEDLFAAYHVALALTSLNCVADPILYCFVNEGARHDVGHALTTLLGVFKRNSPAPADALAAGSFTLETPLSTKKQLGLYSEVKACTYKTELVALKEECLQMTILSVKK, encoded by the coding sequence ATGCACCTACAGAATATGAGGACAATGTGCAACATTTCCTTCTGTAATGTGGACTCGAAGATCGACCAGTACTTCCAGCCTACGCTGTACATCATTGTCATTGTCCTGGGCCTGCCGACCAACTGCATGGCTCTGTGGGCAGCTTACTTGCAGGTGAAGCAGAAAAACGAGCTGGGCATCTACTTGATCAACCTCTCCTTGGCTGACCTCCTCTACATCGGCACCCTGCCCCTATGGATCGACTACTTCCTCCAGCACGACGACTGGATTCATGGCCAGAATTCCTGCAAGCTCTTCGGCTTCATCTTCTACACCAACATCTACGTCAGCATCGCCTTCCTCTGCTGCATTTCCATCGACCGATACCTGGCCGTGGCCTACCCGCTCAAGTTCGCCAAGGTCCGGCGGGTGAAAACTGCCGTGCTGGTCAGTTCCGTGGTGTGGACCATCGAGATAGTGGCCAATTCTGCGCCACTCTTCCACGACGAGCTCTTCCAGGACCGTTTCAACCACACCTTCTGCTTCGAGAAGTACCCCATGCAAGACTGGGTGGCAGGCATGAACCTTTACCGGACCTTTCTGGGTTTCCTGGTGCCCTGGCTGATCATGCTGGGTGCGTACCGGGGCATTCTGCGGGCGGTGCGCGGCAATGTGTCCACGGAGTGTCACGAGAAGGCGAAGATCAAGCGCCTGGCGCTGAGTCTAATCCTGATCGTATTGCTGTGCTTCGGGCCATACCACTTGCTCCTGCTGTGTCGCAGCATCCTCTTCCTCCAGAAGCCCTGCGACTGTGGCGCAGAGGAGGACCTGTTTGCAGCCTACCATGTGGCGCTGGCGCTCACCAGCCTGAACTGTGTGGCTGACCCCATCCTCTACTGTTTTGTTAACGAGGGCGCACGACATGACGTCGGTCACGCGCTCACCACCCTGCTGGGTGTCTTCAAGCGGAACTCGCCCGCGCCAGCTGATGCACTGGCAGCCGGATCTTTCACCTTGGAGACACCACTGTCCACCAAAAAGCAGCTGGGCCTGTACAGCGAGGTCAAGGCCTGCACCTACAAGACAGAGCTGGTGGCCCTCAAAGAGGAGTGTCTTCAGATGACCATACTCAGTGTTAAGAAATGA